The genomic region CTTCGAAGGTGAGCTGGGCTTCGATATCAAGCAAAACTCCATCGACGCCATGCCTGACCTGCCGTTCAAGATCATGATGAACGTCGGCAACCCGGATCGCGCCTTCGACTTCGCGCAGTTGCCGAACGCCGGTGTGGGCCTGGCCCGCCTGGAGTTCATCATCAACCGCATGATCGGCGTGCACCCCAAGGCCCTGTTGAACTACGACGGCCTGCCTCTGGACATCAAGGAAAGCGTCGACAAGCGCATTGCCGGCTACAACGACCCGGTAGGCTTCTACGTCGAGAAGCTGGTGGAAGGCATCAGTACCCTGGCGGCGGCGTTCTACCCGAAAAAGGTCATCGTGCGTCTGTCGGACTTCAAGTCCAACGAATACGCCAACCTGATCGGCGGCAAGCTCTACGAGCCGGAAGAAGAAAACCCGATGCTGGGCTTCCGCGGTGCTTCACGCTACATCAGCGAAGCTTTCCGTGACTGCTTCGAGCTCGAGTGCCGTGCACTCAAGCGCGTGCGCAACGAGATGGGCCTGACCAACGTCGAGATCATGGTGCCATTTGTGCGCACCTTGGGCGAAGCGAGCCAGGTGGTCGACCTGCTCGCCGAAAACGGCCTGACCCGTGGCGAGAACGGCCTGCGCGTAATTATGATGTGCGAGTTGCCGTCCAACGCCATCCTCGCCGAAGAGTTCCTGGAGTTCTTCGACGGGTTCTCCATCGGCTCCAACGACCTGACCCAGCTGACCCTGGGCCTGGACCGAGACTCGGGGATCATCGCTCACCTGTTCGACGAGCGTAACCCTGCGGTCAAGAAACTACTGGCCAATGCCATCCAGGCCTGTAACAAGGCCGGCAAGTACATCGGGATCTGCGGTCAAGGCCCTTCGGACCACCCTGACCTGGCCAAATGGCTGATGGAGCAGGGCATCGAGAGCGTTTCGCTGAACCCCGATTCCGTGCTGGAAACCTGGTTCTTCCTGGCGGAAGGCCAAGCCTCAGTTTAAGGCCGCGATGTCAAAAGTGCCGGTCACTCGTAGAGGGTGGCCGGCATTCTTATCTGTACAGGGCGGAACTCCTTGCGGACGCCGCCCTTTTTTGTGCAAGAGCATTATGCAAAGCAGCAGCAAACTATTTCCTGTCGCCTTGATCAGCGCTGAGCGTCGTGGCGACCTGAGTGAAGATGTGTACCGGATCAAGCCCGGCAATAGTCCCGACGGCACCGTCGAGCTGGCCGTTACCCGTTTGGGCCTGGCCAATGTCCCTGAAAACCGGGGCACGCCGATTATTTTGTTGCACGGCAGTTTTTCCAATCGACGCTTCTGGTACTCACCCAAAGGTGTCGGCCTGGGTGCTTACCTGGCGCGCCGGGGCTTTGATGTGTGGATTGCGGAAATGCGCGGGCATGGTTTGTCCAGGCGCAACCAGGACTACGCCAGAAACCGTGTTGCTGATTACGCGCGCTACGATTTGCCGGCCATCGGTGCATTTGTGCGTGAGCAAAGCGGGCAAATCCCTCGTTGGATCGGGCATTCCCTCGGTGCCACGACCTTGGCTGCGGCCCTTGGCGGTCAACACCTGGGGGCGTCAATGGTCGCGTCGGTGGCCTTGTTCGGCTGCCAGGTCAGTCGCACCCATTGGCCGTTGAAAATTCCACCGGTGGAGTGGGGCGGTCGTTTTATCCTCAAGCGCCTTGCCCGGGTGTCCGGCCCGCGATTCAAGCGCGGCCCGGAGGACGAGCCGGCCGGTGTGATAATCGAAGCGATGCGCTGGAACGGCCTGTTTGGCCGTTTTGGCGATGCGGAGCGTGATTGGTGGAAGGGCCTGGCAGAGGTCAACGTGCCATTGCTGGCGGTCAGTGCGGCCGGTGATCGTCAAGACCCTGACTGGGCGTGCCGCCAGCTCTTCGAACAAGTCGGCAGCGAGCATCGCCAGTACCTGTGCCTGGGGCGCAAGCAAGGCTTCAGTGAGGATTTCGGGCATGTGCAGATGCTGGTCAGCAAGGCCGCGCAGGCCGAAGTATGGCCATTGGTGGAGCGTTGGTTGCGAGACCCGCTGACACCTTTATTCGGTACGCAGCCCGACATGGCCGCGGCGGTTTGACGAAACGCTCTACCAAGGGCGTTTCACTCTTGAGTGGTTGCGGCTAAGATATGACGCGCCAGGCACTTCTGGTCATATTCAGTCGCGCAACGTGTATTGCGTTGCACCGAGGTGGATCTGATCATGGCCGCCGCTGACCGACACGCACTTAAAGAATGCCTGTCGCGGCGCGTTTTCCTGATGTACAGCGTGGATGTTTGACCTCTTCTTTGACGACAGGAGTTTCTCGATGAACCATTACGTGACCCCCGACCTGTGTGACGCCTACCCGGAGCTGGTGCAGGTAGTGGAACCGATGTTCAGCAACTTCGGTGGCCGAGACTCCTTTGGTGGCGAGATAGTCACCATCAAATGCTTCGAAGATAACTCCCTGGTCAAGGAACAGGCGGACCAGCCTGGCGCCGGCAAAGTCATGGTGGTCGATGGCGGCGGTTCTCTGCGTCGTGCGTTGCTGGGCGACCTGATCGCCGAGAAAGCCGCGAAAAACGGTTGGGAAGGGCTGGTGATCTACGGTTGCATCCGTGATGTCGACGTTATCGCCCAGACCGACCTGGGCGTGCAGGCGCTGGCCTCGCACCCGATGAAAACCGACAAGCGTGGTCTGGGTGACCTGAACGTGGTGGTGACGTTCGCAGGCGTGACGTTCCGCCCGGGCGAGTACATCTATGCCGATAACAACGGCGTGATCGTATCGCCCAGCCCGCTGAAAATGCCTGAATAAACCGCAGTAGCCGATAGGGGTGAGGATGTTCGAGGAAGAGAACGCGCAATGGGGGCTGGTACATGCCCTGGTGCTGGACGGTAAAGGCGGTGCGCGTTCGATTGCCCGGACTGAGCTCGACGATTTGCAAGTGCAGCCCCATGAAAGCCTGTGGCTGCATTGGGATCGCAGCCATCCCCAGACCCAGACCTGGCTACGCAAATCCAGCGGCCTGAGCGAGTTTGCCTGTGACTTGCTGCTGGAAGAGAACACTCGCCCACGGCTGTTGCCGCTGCCGGACGCCGAATTGCTGTTGTTTCTGCGCGGGATCAACCTCAACCCAGGCGCCGAGCCCGAGGACATGGTTTCGGTACGTATCTTCGCCGCCGCCAACCGTGTGATTTCCCTGCGTTTGCGCCCGCTGCGTGCGACCGATGAGCTGCTGGTGCAATTGGCGGAGGGTAAGGGCCCACGGACTGCGTCTGAACTCATCCTTTATATGGCCCAGTACCTGACCAATAAAGTGCAGGATCTGGTCACGTCCTTGTCTGAAATCGTCGATGCCGAGGAAGAAAAACTCGATGCCGACGAACGGTATACCCCGGAGCACGGCAGTGTCTTGCAGATCCGTCGGCGAGCAGCAGGGCTCAAGCGTTTCCTGGCGCCGCAACGGGATATTTTTGCTCAACTGACGCGAATCAAACTGGCGTGGTTTTGTGACGACGATGCCGACTATTGGAATGAACTGCACAACAGCCTGACCCGTTACCTGGAAGAGCTGGAATTGGCGCGAGAGCGCGTGGGGCTTGTGCTTGAGGCCGAAGATAGGCGCTTGAGCGTGCGCATGAACCGCACCATGTATCGCTTTGGGATCATTACCGGGATCTTCTTGCCGATGAGTTTTCTCACCGGGTTGCTCGGTATAAATGTGGGGGGCATTCCGTTCTCTGCCAGCCCTTATGGATTCATGATTGCCTGCCTGTTGATGGTCTCTGTGGCACTGGGGCAGTGGTGGTTATTTCGACGATTGCGCTGGGTTTGACCTGAATATGAGCTGAACGTAAGAAGGGGCCGATGTGACCCCATGAAATTTACCCTCGTCTTTTAAAACACTTGCGAGAGGTCTCTTATGCACGATCCGTTCGAACAGTCTTTGCGTGACATGCTCAATGCCTCGCCATCCAACCGTGATGACGATGCTTGCCTGGGTCGCGTACTGAAAACCGCCAACCGTCAGGTCGGGGCGGGAGATCTGTTCGGTCTGCTCGGGCGCTGGCTGCCGGCATTGATGATGGCCCTGAACAACGGTTCGGCCCATGTCTCACCGGTTTCCCGTCGTAAACCTCTTGCTCGCACTGCTGATAAGGCTGATTGAATATGGAACTTGATCTCTGGACCCAGAGCCTGGTCACCGCGATGACCGCATTGTGGACCAAGGTTGCGAATTTCATTCCCAACCTTTTTGGTGCTCTGGTCCTGGTATTGCTGGGTTTTGTCGTGGCCAAGTTGCTCGATACCCTGCTGTCCAAGTTGCTGGCGAAACTGGGGCTGGATCGCCTTATGGCCGGCACCGGTCTTACCAAGTTGCTGGGCCGGGCAGGGTTGCAAGTGCCGATTTCGACCCTGATCGGCAAGATCGTCTACTGGTTCGTTCTACTTATTTTTCTGGTTTCTGCGGCTCAGTCCCTTGGACTGGAGCGAGTTTCAGCTACGCTCGACATGCTGGCGCTGTATTTGCCGAAAGTCTTCGGTGGCGCGCTGGTGCTGCTGGTGGGGGTTTTACTGG from Pseudomonas synxantha harbors:
- a CDS encoding alpha/beta fold hydrolase; amino-acid sequence: MQSSSKLFPVALISAERRGDLSEDVYRIKPGNSPDGTVELAVTRLGLANVPENRGTPIILLHGSFSNRRFWYSPKGVGLGAYLARRGFDVWIAEMRGHGLSRRNQDYARNRVADYARYDLPAIGAFVREQSGQIPRWIGHSLGATTLAAALGGQHLGASMVASVALFGCQVSRTHWPLKIPPVEWGGRFILKRLARVSGPRFKRGPEDEPAGVIIEAMRWNGLFGRFGDAERDWWKGLAEVNVPLLAVSAAGDRQDPDWACRQLFEQVGSEHRQYLCLGRKQGFSEDFGHVQMLVSKAAQAEVWPLVERWLRDPLTPLFGTQPDMAAAV
- the rraA gene encoding ribonuclease E activity regulator RraA — encoded protein: MNHYVTPDLCDAYPELVQVVEPMFSNFGGRDSFGGEIVTIKCFEDNSLVKEQADQPGAGKVMVVDGGGSLRRALLGDLIAEKAAKNGWEGLVIYGCIRDVDVIAQTDLGVQALASHPMKTDKRGLGDLNVVVTFAGVTFRPGEYIYADNNGVIVSPSPLKMPE
- a CDS encoding zinc transporter ZntB, translated to MFEEENAQWGLVHALVLDGKGGARSIARTELDDLQVQPHESLWLHWDRSHPQTQTWLRKSSGLSEFACDLLLEENTRPRLLPLPDAELLLFLRGINLNPGAEPEDMVSVRIFAAANRVISLRLRPLRATDELLVQLAEGKGPRTASELILYMAQYLTNKVQDLVTSLSEIVDAEEEKLDADERYTPEHGSVLQIRRRAAGLKRFLAPQRDIFAQLTRIKLAWFCDDDADYWNELHNSLTRYLEELELARERVGLVLEAEDRRLSVRMNRTMYRFGIITGIFLPMSFLTGLLGINVGGIPFSASPYGFMIACLLMVSVALGQWWLFRRLRWV